The following nucleotide sequence is from Fusobacterium varium.
AAAAGATAAATGTACTAACTGTTTATTGTGTGTTCCTTGTTGCCCAGACTCTGCAATTCCTGTAAAAAATGGTGAGAGACTAGATTTTGATATGGATCATTGCAAAGGTTGTGGAATTTGTTATAAAGCTTGTCCATTTAAAGCAATAGAATTTATAAAAGAGTAATTTGGAGGTAAATTTAATGAGTATAAGAGAAAGAATGTCAGGAAATGAAGCCGTAGCAATAGCTATGAGACAAATAAATC
It contains:
- a CDS encoding 4Fe-4S binding protein, which translates into the protein MKNKAGVPITEEITWQDITPGGIVYEAGSAAHFKTGDWRSMKPVFLKDKCTNCLLCVPCCPDSAIPVKNGERLDFDMDHCKGCGICYKACPFKAIEFIKE